TGAGGTGAGCAATGCCTGTCTTTGTCTGGGAAGGAACCAACCGCTCCGGCGAAGCCCGTAAGGGGCAGATGAACGCCAGCAACGCCGAAGAGGTTGAGCAGCGTCTTCGCCAGCAGGAGATCAACGTCTCCAGGGTGAAGAAGAAGGCCTCCAAGAGCTTCAATTTCAAGGGGGTCTCGCGCGTTCCTCAAGACAACCTGGTGATCTTCACCCGGCAGTTCGCCACCATGATCGACGCCGGCCTGCCGCTGGTGCAGTGCCTGGAACTGCTCGGCTCGAACGAGCCTCATAAGGGCTTCCAGCGCATCATCGCCGAGATCCGCAAAGATATTGAGTCCGGCTCCACCCTCTCCGACTCCATGGCGAAACATCCCGGCGCGTTCGACAACCTCTACGTCAGCCTGGTGGCTGCCGGCGAGGTCGCCGGTATCCTCGATACGGTCATGAACCGCCTGGCCATGCAGATCGAGAAGTCCCAGAAGCTGCGTCGGCGCATCAAAGGGGCCTTCACCTACCCCACCATCGTTATCGTCATCGCGATCGTGATCCTCATCGGCATGCTCTACAAGATCATCCCGACCTTCGCCGCGATGTTTGCCGATATGGGCGGCGGCGCCGAGCTCCCGGCCCCGACGCGTTTTGTCATGGCGCTCTCGGAGTTCGTGCAGGCCTACTTCCTCTACATCGTCGGCAGCCTGATAGGCGTTGGCGTCACCGTCAAAACGCTGATGGGCTACCAGCCTACCCGCGCGGTGATCGACGACCTGCTCCTCAAAGTTCCCGTCTTCGGCGACCTTCTGCAGAAGACCGCCGTCGCGCGCTTTACCCGCACCCTGGGCACCATGGTCTCCTCCGGCGTTCCCATCGTCGACAGTCTGGA
This DNA window, taken from Lujinxingia sediminis, encodes the following:
- a CDS encoding type II secretion system F family protein gives rise to the protein MPVFVWEGTNRSGEARKGQMNASNAEEVEQRLRQQEINVSRVKKKASKSFNFKGVSRVPQDNLVIFTRQFATMIDAGLPLVQCLELLGSNEPHKGFQRIIAEIRKDIESGSTLSDSMAKHPGAFDNLYVSLVAAGEVAGILDTVMNRLAMQIEKSQKLRRRIKGAFTYPTIVIVIAIVILIGMLYKIIPTFAAMFADMGGGAELPAPTRFVMALSEFVQAYFLYIVGSLIGVGVTVKTLMGYQPTRAVIDDLLLKVPVFGDLLQKTAVARFTRTLGTMVSSGVPIVDSLEIVAKTAGNMTIQKAIFYVRERISEGQNMVDPLMETGIFPKMVVQMIGVGEATGALDTMLNKIADFYEDEVDVAVEGMTALIEPIMMVGLGGMVGGMLISMYLPIFEMAGNIQQ